The nucleotide window CGGCGGCGAGCAACGCTTCGGCCGCGTCGGCAAGGATGGCGAGCCGGACGTTCTGGTGCCGGAGGCTCTCCTCGCCGGCCCGCAGCCGTTCCTCCAACTGTTTGCGGTCGTGGATGTCGGCGTTGATGCCGACCATGCGCACCGCCCCGCCGCCGGGGGCGAAGAGGAGCTTCGCCTGTCCGGCCAGCCAGCGCCGGGAGCCGTCCGGGCGCACCGCCCGGAACTCGTAAACCACGTCCGCGACGCGCTCCGCCACGCACCGGCGCACCTGGGCGCCGACGCGGGCCGCGTCCTCGGGCTCGACGCGCGTCTCCCAAGCCGCGTAGGTGCCCTCAAACGAGCCGCGCGGGACTCCGTACAGGTCCTCGAGTTCCGGGGACCACACCACCCGGTTCTCGGGGATGAGCCAGTCGAACACCCCGGACCGCCCCGCGGACAGCGCCAGCGCGAGCCGCTCGTTCGCCTCGCGCACGGCGCGCTCGGCCCGACGCCGCTCGGCCCGCTCGCGGGCCTCCTCGATCGCCCGCTCGATGGCCGGCACCAGCCGCTCCGGCCGGCTTTTGAGCACGTAATCGGTTGCGCCGAGCTTCAGCGTCTCGACGGCGCGCTCCTCGCCGAGCGCGCCGGACACGAACACGAACGGCACGTCCGGGCGACGCGCGCGGGCGAGCGCGAGGGCTTCCAGGCCGTCGAGATCCGGGAGCTGGTAGTCGGAGAGGATCAGGTCGAACGCGCGGTCGGCCGCGAGCCGCGCGAGGAAGTCGGCGCGGCCGACCGCGCGCACCAGCTCGAACCCGGGGTTAGAGCGGGCGAGCCGCTGGGCGATCAGGTCGGCGTCGAGGTCGCTGTCTTCGAGGTGCAGAATCGTCGCGGCCATAAGCTCCCCGGAACGGCGTCCGTGCGCAACAGTGCGGTGGTCGGGTTGCGGCACGAACCCCGGCGGCACCGGCTGCTCAGTTACTCGGACCCCTGAAGTCACTCACCCGCGGGCGCGGAGCGCCCGGGCTTCAGGCTCCCCGGGGGCGGCTCGTTGAGTACCGCCCAGAAGATCCCTAGTTCCTCGATCGCGTGCATGAACTCTTTGAACGCGACCGGTTTCACCACGTACGCGTTCACGCCGAGCTTGTAGCTGCGGAGCAGGTCCTGCTCCTCGCGGGACGTGGTCAGCATCACCACGGGCACGCCCTGGAGGCCCGGGTCCTTCTTGACCTCTTCGAGCACCTGGAGCCCGTCCACCTTGGGCAGCTTCAAATCGAGCAGCACGACCGCGGGGTTGCCCTTCGGCCGGTTCGCGTAGGGGCCGCGGAGCAAAAGGTAGTCGAGGCACTCCTCGCCGTCTCGGACCGCGATCACCTCGTTGGCGAGGTTGCTCCGGGCCAGGGCGAGAAGGGTCAGCTCCAGATCCTTGGGGTTGTCCTCGACGAGCAAGATCGGCTTCAGCACGCTTACCTCTCCTCGTCATTGTTCGGTGCGGGCAGGGTCAAGTAGAACGTCGCCCCGCGGTCGACCTCGCCCTCGGCCCAGGCCCGCCCGCCGTGCCGCTCGACGATCCGCCGCACGTTCGCCAGCCCGATGCCGGTGCCCTCGAAGTCCTCCCACCGGTGCAGCCGCTGGAACACCCCGAACAGCTTGTCCCGGTACCGCATGTCGAACCCGACCCCGTTATCGCGGACGTGGAGGGTGTGCGCCCCGGCGTCCGTCTGGCACCCGATCTCGATCACGGCCTCGCGCCGGGGCTTGGTGTATTTTACCGCGTTCGAGAGCAGGTTTTGAACTGCCAGCCGGAGCATCATCAGGTCCCCCTCGACGGTGGGCAGGGGGCCGACCTCCCACCGCACCTGGCGGCCGGGCGCGGTCGCCATCACCTCCGCCCGGACCTCGCGCACCAGGACGTTCAGGTCGACCGTTGTGCGGTCGAGCGTGGCGCGGCCCATGCGCGAGTACGCCAGCAGGTTGTCCACCAGCTTCCCGGCGTACTCGCTCGACTCGATGATGGTGTCGCAGTACTTCAGCTCGCCGGCAGCGAGCTTGTCCCGGGCCACCTCTTTGAGCAACTCGGCGTACCCGACGATGTGCCGCAGCGGGGCGCGCAGGTCGTGGCTCACCGAGTACGAGAACGCCTCCAGCTCGCGGTTGCTGCGCTGCAGCTCGACGTTCAGCGCGGCCATCTCTTCCGCCTTCCGCAGCACGATACCCAGGACCGCGTTGCGGAGCTCGCCCGCGCCCGCGACCTCGCTCGGGAGCCACGGTACTGCTTTGTCGCGCACCGTCTGGGACCAGGTCTCGAACGACTTCCGCGGGTGCAACCGGCCGGTCGTCGGTTCGACCGCCTTCCGCGGGTCCCCGCCCCACTGGACGGTCTCGATCACCTCCGGCCTGAACCACAGCACGGCGGTGGGGTGGAGCTTCGACACCGACACCGCGAGCAGCCCGCTGGCGTCCGCGGCGTACTCCCGCGCCGGCGGGAACGCGGCCGACAGCGCGTCGGTGTGGTACACTTCCCTCTTCTGCTCACGGAACAGCCAGGCGGCCAGCTTTCGCACCTGCTCTTCGCCCGGCGTGCGGCCGACCAGCCCGGTGCGCCCGTCGGAGACGACCGCGGCCCCGGCGGCGCGAACGAAGCCGAGCAGGTCGGCGGGGTGAGCGAGCAGCCCGCTGACGTAGTCGTCGGCGCGGGCCATGTGCGCCAGCAGCCGCGTCAGGACCGACTGGATCTCCACGCGCCGCTCGTAGTCGGCGGCGTGCTCGCGGGCGGCCACCTGCAGGGCAAGCACCTGCGCCAGCAGGTCGCACGTGGTGCGCGCTTCGAACGGCACGACCTTGGGCGCGTGGTGGTGGCACGAGATCAGCCCCCACAGCGCCCCGTCCCTCAGAACCGACACGGACATGGACGCGGCGGTGCCCATGTTGCGCATGTACTCGACGTGGACCGGCGACACGCTCCGGAGCGCGGCGTGCGACAGGTCGACCGGCCCTCCCGACACCGGGTTGAGTGCCGGGATCAGCTCCGCCGGCGCGTAGTCCACATCGGGAATGAGCCGCAGCCGGTTCCGTCGGTACAGGTCGCGCGCTTGCTTCGGAATATCGGACGCCGGGAACCGGTGGTCCCGATACGATGGTAGACGCCCGTTACCGTCCTCGCCCACCACAACGCCGGTGCCGTCGGGCTCGAACCGGTACACCAGCGCACGGTCGAACCCGGTCACGGCCCGCACCTCGACCGCTGCAAGCTGCGCGAGGTCGGCGGCGTTCGGAGCGGTCTGCACCTTGGCGATGAAGCCCGCGATCACCGGGTGCAACCCGCCCGGGGGGCCGGGGGCGTCCGCCCCGGGCTCGAGTTCGAGTACGACCACGCGACCGACCCGGTGCCCGATCGCGTTCAGGGCCGGTCCGTTTCCGATGCGCACCGCTCGTAACAGCACCGGCTCGCCGTTCGCCGGGAGCCGCGCGCCGAGGTCGCCGAGCGGCTCGAACTGCTCCGGCCCCAAAACGGACCTGAGGTCCGAGCCCAACAGCTCGGGGATCGGACGTCCGAAAAAGCGGGGCGCGTTGGCGCTCACCTGCAATATGTTTAAGGACGTACCGGACAGGACCAGCAGGGCGCCGTGGGGCTGAATGCTGCCGGGGGTGTGGATCGGCTCTCGGTCACACGAGTTCAAGTCCGGTTCGGGGTGCGTGTTCACGTGGCGGCCCTCGTGACGAGCCATCGGTCGAACCGATCGAACGTGTCGCCCGCCGCGTTAACCACCTCGGTTTCGGCCTCGGGTGTCGTTGCGAACCGCACCAGGGCGGCCCGGAAGGCGGTCCACATCGGGCCAACGCGGTCGCCGTAGCTGTTGAAGAACCGGCACCCGCGGTCCGGGGTGTAGCCCAGGGCTTCGCGCACCATCCGGCACACGACGCGACCGCCGAGCGTGGCCCCTTCCAGAACGTACATCCGTCCGAGTGCTGCTCCGAGCGAACCGATTGGAGGGGCGGCGTCCAGTGGTACGTGTGCGGGAGAGCGCCCCAGCACCGAGAGGTCGCTGGCAAGGTGTGGGATCTTGCACCGCTCCATGAATGCGAGCCCGACCGACTCGTACCCGCTGACGGCTGACAGGGCTGCTTCCAGCGGCCGATAGAACCCGTAAAAATGCCCGAGTAGCTCGGCGTACTCCGAGGGGCCGCGGAGCCGAGCGCCCAAGTCCACGCGCCGCTCAAGGCGAGCGTGCTGTTCCGCAGTCGTTTCCTTGAGGCGGTCGAGAATCATGCGCTCCTCTCGGCGCGACGGTCAGATTCCAACGGTAAAACGAATCGCCCGACCGCGAACCGGCCTCGTCAAGGCTCAGAATACTGATGCAAGTTCCGGCTGCGAAGTAAGCATATCACGTGCCGTTGCGGGCGAGATGCGGCCGCCGAACCGATTTTTGTTTGATCCTGTGAAACCTGCTTGTTGACCGGTTGCGCGAGCTGGTGCAACAGTAGGTAGTTCGATTGCCTCGCCGCACCTGAACTGCCTCGGGGTCCGACGTGTAGACGCGAGACTCGGTCCCTCTGCCCAACAATTACGGGGAGCCGCCGTGCCCGTTGTCGTACTGCTGCTGTGTACGCTGCCGCCCGTTGGGGACCACCCGCGGCCCGCACTCGTTACCGCCCGGTCGGT belongs to Gemmata obscuriglobus and includes:
- a CDS encoding response regulator: MLKPILLVEDNPKDLELTLLALARSNLANEVIAVRDGEECLDYLLLRGPYANRPKGNPAVVLLDLKLPKVDGLQVLEEVKKDPGLQGVPVVMLTTSREEQDLLRSYKLGVNAYVVKPVAFKEFMHAIEELGIFWAVLNEPPPGSLKPGRSAPAGE
- a CDS encoding ATP-binding protein, whose protein sequence is MARHEGRHVNTHPEPDLNSCDREPIHTPGSIQPHGALLVLSGTSLNILQVSANAPRFFGRPIPELLGSDLRSVLGPEQFEPLGDLGARLPANGEPVLLRAVRIGNGPALNAIGHRVGRVVVLELEPGADAPGPPGGLHPVIAGFIAKVQTAPNAADLAQLAAVEVRAVTGFDRALVYRFEPDGTGVVVGEDGNGRLPSYRDHRFPASDIPKQARDLYRRNRLRLIPDVDYAPAELIPALNPVSGGPVDLSHAALRSVSPVHVEYMRNMGTAASMSVSVLRDGALWGLISCHHHAPKVVPFEARTTCDLLAQVLALQVAAREHAADYERRVEIQSVLTRLLAHMARADDYVSGLLAHPADLLGFVRAAGAAVVSDGRTGLVGRTPGEEQVRKLAAWLFREQKREVYHTDALSAAFPPAREYAADASGLLAVSVSKLHPTAVLWFRPEVIETVQWGGDPRKAVEPTTGRLHPRKSFETWSQTVRDKAVPWLPSEVAGAGELRNAVLGIVLRKAEEMAALNVELQRSNRELEAFSYSVSHDLRAPLRHIVGYAELLKEVARDKLAAGELKYCDTIIESSEYAGKLVDNLLAYSRMGRATLDRTTVDLNVLVREVRAEVMATAPGRQVRWEVGPLPTVEGDLMMLRLAVQNLLSNAVKYTKPRREAVIEIGCQTDAGAHTLHVRDNGVGFDMRYRDKLFGVFQRLHRWEDFEGTGIGLANVRRIVERHGGRAWAEGEVDRGATFYLTLPAPNNDEER
- a CDS encoding biliverdin-producing heme oxygenase, whose translation is MILDRLKETTAEQHARLERRVDLGARLRGPSEYAELLGHFYGFYRPLEAALSAVSGYESVGLAFMERCKIPHLASDLSVLGRSPAHVPLDAAPPIGSLGAALGRMYVLEGATLGGRVVCRMVREALGYTPDRGCRFFNSYGDRVGPMWTAFRAALVRFATTPEAETEVVNAAGDTFDRFDRWLVTRAAT